A portion of the Paenibacillus marchantiae genome contains these proteins:
- the spoVT gene encoding stage V sporulation protein T: MKATGIVRRIDDLGRVVIPKEIRRTLRIREGDPLEIFVDRDGEVILKKYSPIGELGDFAKEYAESLYESTGHVTMISDRDTIITVAGGSKKEYLDKQVGPLLESCMENRKTILETNNGSYELSKDHDETLSSFVIAPIISGGDPIGTVILFNKDESVKMSQMEIKMSETAAGFLGKQMEQ; encoded by the coding sequence ATGAAAGCTACTGGTATTGTCCGCCGTATAGATGACCTCGGTCGAGTGGTCATTCCGAAAGAAATCCGCCGTACGTTACGTATCCGTGAAGGCGATCCACTTGAGATTTTTGTGGACCGCGATGGAGAGGTTATTCTTAAAAAATACTCGCCGATTGGCGAACTTGGTGATTTTGCCAAAGAATATGCAGAATCGCTGTATGAAAGTACAGGCCATGTAACGATGATCTCTGATCGTGATACGATTATTACCGTGGCAGGTGGCTCCAAGAAAGAGTATCTGGACAAGCAGGTAGGTCCTTTGCTGGAGAGTTGTATGGAAAACCGGAAGACGATTTTGGAGACCAACAATGGTTCTTATGAGCTTAGCAAAGATCATGACGAGACGTTATCGTCTTTTGTTATTGCCCCGATCATTTCAGGTGGTGACCCCATCGGAACGGTTATCCTTTTCAACAAGGATGAATCGGTGAAGATGTCTCAGATGGAAATTAAAATGTCTGAGACAGCTGCCGGGTTCCTTGGCAAACAGATGGAGCAATAA
- a CDS encoding S1 domain-containing RNA-binding protein → MAIEVGTKLEGKVTGITHFGAFVDLSGGVTGLVHISEIADNYVKDVNDHLKLNDLVTVKVINVDKDGKIGLSIKQAVDKPVEQQTQSRPPRAPRPERSGGDRERFSGGGPSGGQGRGGGGGGGGFNRDRGGRSFKPAAGKPSFEDKMSRFLKDSEERISSLKKNTEGKRGGRGAKRV, encoded by the coding sequence ATGGCAATTGAAGTGGGCACCAAGTTAGAGGGCAAGGTGACAGGCATCACGCATTTTGGAGCATTTGTGGATCTGTCAGGAGGTGTCACGGGTCTCGTTCACATCTCGGAAATCGCCGACAATTATGTCAAAGATGTCAACGACCACCTGAAGCTTAATGACCTCGTTACCGTTAAGGTCATCAACGTTGACAAGGATGGCAAGATTGGGCTTTCCATTAAGCAAGCTGTTGACAAACCGGTTGAGCAACAAACACAGTCCAGACCCCCAAGAGCTCCTAGACCGGAACGCAGTGGAGGAGATCGCGAACGATTCAGCGGTGGAGGCCCAAGTGGTGGCCAAGGCCGTGGAGGCGGTGGCGGTGGTGGTGGTTTTAACCGTGACCGCGGAGGCCGTTCTTTCAAGCCCGCAGCAGGCAAACCTTCATTTGAGGATAAAATGTCACGCTTCCTGAAAGATAGCGAAGAACGAATCTCTTCGCTGAAGAAGAACACAGAAGGCAAACGTGGTGGCCGTGGAGCCAAACGCGTGTAA
- a CDS encoding peptidylprolyl isomerase, with product MLAKYKKVGKVLSVSMVAVLSLSLLAACGKKEEAKTEPKDTSAVVATYDGGTITANEFDMEQRVMKFLYPEYAQMMDMDDFKEYLVKQEVAYEYLSGKASDAAKTEGAKTATEQFDKMKASVQADQWTEMLKAQNLTDQNIKDYMTRIMTVIKDKETGVTEDAIKAEFEKNKDQFTTASVRHVLINFTDPKTQKERKKEDALKLAKEVKAKLDGGADFAEIAKKYSEDTGSAEKGGLYEDTPVASWVDAFREAAKTLPLNKISDPVETEYGYHIMKVEKRTEADYTKLTAEQKETLKSQLAAAEIDTFMTSELDKIVKEVKLPKTDKAEEGTTEGTTGTGTEKGTEGEKTDAGTDTKTDQGTTGTDKDTTTGEGTDTSGK from the coding sequence ATGTTAGCAAAGTATAAAAAAGTAGGGAAAGTACTGTCTGTGAGTATGGTAGCAGTACTGTCCTTATCACTGCTTGCTGCTTGTGGCAAGAAGGAAGAAGCGAAAACAGAACCGAAGGATACAAGTGCTGTAGTCGCTACGTATGATGGCGGTACAATTACAGCCAATGAATTCGACATGGAGCAACGGGTCATGAAATTCCTCTATCCGGAATATGCACAAATGATGGATATGGATGATTTCAAGGAGTACCTGGTAAAACAGGAAGTTGCTTATGAATATTTGAGTGGAAAAGCAAGTGATGCAGCCAAAACCGAGGGTGCCAAAACAGCGACAGAGCAATTCGACAAAATGAAAGCTTCTGTTCAAGCTGACCAATGGACTGAGATGCTGAAAGCTCAGAATCTGACAGACCAGAACATTAAGGATTACATGACTCGCATCATGACGGTAATTAAGGACAAAGAAACGGGCGTTACTGAAGATGCGATTAAAGCTGAATTTGAGAAAAATAAAGATCAGTTCACAACGGCGTCTGTTCGTCATGTACTGATCAATTTCACTGATCCAAAAACGCAAAAAGAGCGTAAAAAGGAAGATGCTCTGAAACTTGCGAAAGAAGTGAAAGCGAAATTGGACGGCGGAGCAGACTTTGCTGAAATCGCGAAGAAATACTCCGAAGATACAGGTTCTGCAGAAAAAGGCGGCTTGTATGAAGATACACCTGTAGCCAGCTGGGTAGATGCGTTCAGAGAAGCGGCCAAAACACTGCCATTGAACAAAATCAGTGATCCAGTAGAGACTGAATATGGTTATCACATCATGAAAGTAGAAAAACGTACAGAAGCGGACTACACGAAATTGACTGCTGAACAAAAAGAAACACTCAAAAGTCAATTGGCCGCTGCTGAGATCGACACATTCATGACCAGTGAACTGGACAAAATCGTTAAAGAAGTAAAACTGCCGAAAACAGACAAAGCTGAAGAAGGCACAACTGAAGGCACAACCGGTACAGGAACGGAAAAAGGTACTGAGGGTGAAAAAACCGATGCGGGTACGGATACCAAAACGGATCAAGGAACAACTGGAACCGACAAAGATACAACAACAGGTGAAGGTACAGATACAAGCGGTAAGTAA
- a CDS encoding FtsB family cell division protein has translation MGKTPMNKSKAPAGQGKSAGAKRRLMLWMTFMVVFIIWAGYTFLVQTAQISDKSSHLAAQQSSKEETLKKLDQLKYEVSRLKDPEYIGQLARKKGYYLPEETPIQVEESGN, from the coding sequence ATGGGTAAAACACCTATGAACAAATCAAAAGCTCCAGCAGGCCAAGGAAAATCTGCAGGTGCCAAAAGGCGTCTCATGCTATGGATGACCTTTATGGTTGTGTTTATCATTTGGGCAGGATATACGTTCCTTGTGCAGACTGCGCAAATTTCGGACAAGAGTTCTCATCTGGCTGCCCAGCAATCTTCAAAGGAAGAGACGTTGAAGAAGCTGGATCAATTGAAGTACGAAGTCAGTCGGTTGAAGGATCCCGAATACATAGGACAGCTGGCTCGGAAAAAAGGATACTATCTGCCTGAGGAAACACCAATTCAGGTTGAAGAGTCAGGGAACTGA
- a CDS encoding HU family DNA-binding protein, giving the protein MNKTDLINNISTKSGLTKKDVESVLNGFLGEITDALASGDKVQLIGFGTFETRKRSGRTGRNPQTGNEIVIPESTVPAFKAGNKLKEAVK; this is encoded by the coding sequence ATGAACAAAACAGATCTGATTAACAACATTTCCACCAAAAGCGGTTTGACTAAAAAAGACGTTGAGTCCGTATTGAACGGCTTTTTGGGAGAAATTACAGATGCACTTGCCAGCGGAGACAAAGTACAACTGATCGGCTTTGGCACTTTTGAGACCCGCAAACGTTCCGGTCGTACCGGACGTAACCCGCAAACAGGGAATGAAATCGTGATTCCTGAGTCCACCGTTCCTGCGTTTAAAGCAGGCAACAAACTTAAAGAAGCCGTAAAATAA
- a CDS encoding vWA domain-containing protein gives MKQILLITDGCSNVGPSPVLAAAEAREEGITVNVVGVIDYGTIGELGSREIEDIAKAGGGISQIVGTRQLAHTMQMMTRKTVVQTIQQAVNRELTQILGEHEPKTVTDLEPAKRAQVVEVMDDMAETTPLQVVLLIDVSASMKPKLAAVEEGIRDLMLSLQARMGQSHLSVFHFPGRHSGEEAVMDIDWTVDPSRVRSLFGRLQMKGATPTGPAIQRVIDFYRYGTLEGQQEIEGNYRIEREGMLGDNVV, from the coding sequence ATGAAACAAATCTTGTTGATCACCGACGGTTGTTCCAATGTAGGCCCAAGTCCAGTGCTGGCTGCGGCGGAAGCGCGAGAAGAAGGAATTACGGTCAACGTGGTCGGCGTTATTGATTATGGAACCATTGGTGAGTTGGGTAGTCGGGAGATCGAGGATATTGCCAAAGCCGGAGGTGGAATTAGTCAGATCGTAGGCACAAGACAGCTTGCCCATACGATGCAGATGATGACAAGAAAAACGGTGGTTCAGACCATTCAACAGGCGGTTAATAGAGAGTTAACACAAATTCTGGGAGAGCACGAGCCGAAAACGGTAACAGACCTTGAACCGGCAAAACGTGCGCAGGTCGTTGAAGTGATGGATGATATGGCCGAGACAACACCACTTCAGGTCGTGCTTCTCATTGACGTAAGTGCCAGTATGAAGCCGAAGCTTGCTGCGGTGGAGGAAGGGATTCGCGATTTAATGCTTAGCTTGCAGGCACGTATGGGTCAGAGCCATCTTTCCGTCTTTCATTTTCCTGGGCGCCATAGCGGAGAAGAAGCTGTCATGGATATCGACTGGACAGTTGACCCGAGCCGTGTTCGTTCACTATTTGGACGTTTGCAAATGAAGGGAGCGACGCCGACAGGTCCTGCGATTCAAAGGGTGATTGATTTTTACCGTTATGGTACACTGGAGGGACAGCAGGAAATAGAAGGGAACTATCGCATTGAAAGAGAAGGGATGCTCGGTGACAACGTTGTCTGA
- the yabP gene encoding sporulation protein YabP codes for MVEQSKTKQHHLSMQNRKLLDLTGVSNVESFDSEEFLLQTELGHLTIRGHNLHIKNLSLEDGLLSIEGTVSSLQYLDPGSQSKNGKGLFGKMFR; via the coding sequence ATGGTTGAGCAAAGTAAGACGAAACAGCATCATCTGAGCATGCAGAATCGGAAACTGCTGGATCTGACGGGTGTCTCCAATGTGGAGAGCTTCGACAGTGAGGAATTTTTGCTGCAAACTGAACTTGGGCATCTGACCATCCGGGGGCACAATTTACATATCAAAAACCTGAGCCTGGAGGACGGTTTGTTATCCATCGAGGGCACTGTCAGTTCTCTTCAATATCTGGACCCCGGTTCTCAGTCCAAAAACGGTAAAGGCCTGTTCGGCAAGATGTTCCGATGA
- the spoIIE gene encoding stage II sporulation protein E: protein MMEKWNVIQFPGMKAGKGGTEAREELSVRLKQWISSRKAVQIVAARKWVLLLTFMGFLLGKAMILNELSPFAIAYFAVIAFMRRDYIIPVGAALLAGSLFAPFPVPLIVASELAIFYLLFRGLESYDRAELSYAPTMVFTTTFMVKLFAVVIGPSFSWYAMLMLTMDSVLSFVLTLVFIQAIPIFTYRKKKFNLKNEEILCLIILLASVMTGAVGWTIQSLSVEHMLSRYLILIFALVGGAPLGASVGVITGLILSLADMSAVYQMSLLAFAGMLAGMLREGKRAAVALGMLLGSSILSIYLGGPGDVMNSLWETCAAIVLFMLTPKSMLTAISKYVPGTQDHTKSQHEYAKRIRDVTAERVTRFSQVFRQLSRSFDQMSGAGEPVQNEGGMEHFMNAVAEGTCSGCFKKDQCWDAKFIQTYKYMTDVMSSIEANPEMSGKQIPVEWNRVCAKPEEVLEVMRAQYGLHQHNMQWKRQIIDSRQLVAEQLSGVSQVMEDLAKEIQRESEEMVQQEEQIRDALESLGLSIHSIEIINLEAGNVEIEIVHAYTRGFDECRKIIAPLISDVLDEHIAVLNETMLDPRQGLATVTFGSAKTFEITTGVAAAAKGGDVMSGDSFSTVELGNGTFAVALSDGMGNGERARMESSAALNILEQLLQSGMDEKLAIKSVNSVLMLRSPEEMYATVDMALIDEYTAETTFMKIGSTPSFIKRGQEVIQVSASNLPIGIIKDIEVDLVTVQLQPGDVLIMMTDGIYDAPGYAVNKELWMKRLIQEIDSDDPQEVADCLLESVIRYQQHEIYDDMTVIVGKIEHYRPEWATLRVPGISRMERPRTVS from the coding sequence ATGATGGAAAAGTGGAATGTCATTCAATTTCCGGGAATGAAAGCTGGTAAAGGAGGTACAGAAGCTCGGGAGGAGCTGTCGGTACGTCTCAAACAGTGGATTAGCTCCCGCAAGGCCGTCCAGATCGTTGCTGCACGTAAATGGGTGCTGCTTCTTACCTTTATGGGATTTTTGCTAGGTAAGGCCATGATTCTGAATGAATTATCACCCTTTGCGATTGCTTACTTTGCGGTTATCGCCTTCATGCGCAGGGATTACATTATTCCGGTAGGAGCTGCGTTGCTGGCAGGAAGTCTCTTCGCCCCGTTTCCGGTACCTCTGATTGTTGCTTCGGAGCTCGCTATCTTCTATCTGTTGTTCAGAGGACTGGAGTCTTATGACCGCGCTGAATTATCTTATGCGCCAACGATGGTGTTTACGACTACTTTTATGGTCAAGTTATTCGCCGTCGTTATTGGGCCGTCTTTCAGCTGGTACGCCATGCTAATGCTCACGATGGATTCCGTACTCAGCTTTGTGCTTACCTTAGTTTTCATACAGGCCATACCGATCTTCACGTATCGCAAAAAAAAATTCAACCTAAAGAACGAGGAGATCCTCTGTCTGATCATCTTGCTGGCCTCCGTGATGACGGGGGCGGTGGGCTGGACGATCCAGTCCCTGTCTGTAGAGCATATGCTCTCTCGTTATCTCATTCTAATCTTCGCGCTGGTGGGCGGAGCCCCCCTCGGAGCATCGGTTGGGGTCATTACTGGTCTCATTCTGAGTTTGGCCGATATGTCGGCGGTATATCAGATGAGTCTGCTTGCTTTTGCTGGCATGCTGGCGGGTATGCTCCGGGAAGGAAAACGTGCGGCGGTTGCTCTGGGCATGCTGCTCGGTTCCTCTATTCTATCCATATACCTGGGTGGACCGGGAGATGTCATGAACTCCTTATGGGAGACATGCGCAGCCATTGTTCTGTTTATGTTAACGCCAAAAAGTATGCTGACGGCCATCTCCAAATATGTTCCTGGCACTCAGGATCACACGAAATCGCAACATGAATATGCGAAGAGAATTCGGGATGTCACCGCAGAACGGGTTACCCGCTTCTCTCAGGTATTCCGTCAGTTGTCACGCAGCTTCGATCAGATGTCCGGCGCGGGGGAGCCGGTACAGAACGAAGGCGGGATGGAACACTTCATGAATGCCGTAGCCGAAGGCACATGTTCGGGTTGCTTTAAGAAGGATCAATGTTGGGATGCGAAGTTTATTCAAACCTATAAATACATGACGGACGTGATGAGTTCCATTGAAGCCAACCCGGAGATGTCAGGCAAGCAGATTCCGGTGGAATGGAACAGGGTATGTGCGAAACCGGAGGAGGTACTTGAAGTGATGCGTGCCCAGTATGGTCTGCATCAACATAACATGCAATGGAAACGTCAGATTATAGATAGTCGACAGCTGGTTGCAGAACAATTATCAGGGGTATCCCAGGTGATGGAGGACCTGGCGAAAGAAATTCAACGGGAAAGTGAGGAGATGGTACAACAGGAGGAGCAGATTCGGGATGCGCTTGAGTCGTTGGGTCTGTCCATACATTCTATTGAAATCATTAATCTGGAAGCGGGGAATGTGGAAATAGAGATTGTTCATGCCTATACACGCGGATTTGACGAGTGCCGGAAAATAATTGCTCCGCTGATCTCGGATGTACTGGACGAGCATATTGCCGTCTTGAATGAGACCATGCTCGATCCTCGCCAAGGGCTGGCGACAGTCACCTTTGGTTCTGCCAAAACGTTCGAGATAACAACCGGTGTTGCTGCTGCCGCCAAAGGGGGAGATGTGATGTCCGGGGACAGTTTCAGCACGGTTGAACTGGGTAACGGGACCTTTGCAGTTGCGCTTAGCGATGGCATGGGCAATGGCGAACGGGCACGCATGGAGAGCAGTGCTGCGCTAAATATACTGGAGCAGTTGTTACAGTCGGGCATGGATGAGAAGCTGGCGATCAAATCGGTGAATTCCGTTCTGATGCTGCGTTCTCCTGAAGAAATGTATGCAACAGTGGATATGGCTCTGATCGATGAATATACGGCAGAGACCACGTTTATGAAAATCGGCTCGACTCCAAGTTTTATTAAACGAGGGCAGGAGGTTATTCAAGTTTCGGCAAGCAATCTGCCGATTGGCATTATCAAAGATATTGAGGTGGATCTGGTAACCGTACAGCTTCAGCCAGGGGATGTTTTAATTATGATGACAGATGGTATCTATGATGCACCGGGGTATGCCGTCAATAAAGAACTATGGATGAAGCGGCTCATTCAGGAAATTGATAGTGATGATCCTCAGGAGGTAGCAGACTGTCTGCTTGAAAGTGTTATACGTTATCAGCAACATGAGATCTATGATGATATGACTGTAATTGTAGGCAAAATAGAACATTATCGCCCGGAGTGGGCCACATTGAGAGTACCCGGAATAAGCCGGATGGAGCGTCCGCGCACTGTCAGTTAA
- a CDS encoding RNA-binding S4 domain-containing protein, whose product MRLDKFLKVSRLIKRRTVAKDVSEQGRVLVNGREAKPSAAVKVGDELTVQFGQKLVTVKVERLAESTKKDEASSLYTLVKEEPIAKDNGLNW is encoded by the coding sequence ATGCGTCTTGATAAATTCCTGAAGGTCTCCCGGCTGATCAAACGCCGCACCGTAGCCAAGGACGTTTCCGAACAGGGACGTGTGCTGGTGAACGGACGTGAAGCGAAGCCAAGCGCCGCTGTCAAAGTGGGCGATGAGCTTACGGTTCAGTTCGGTCAAAAGCTGGTCACCGTGAAGGTGGAACGTCTTGCCGAGAGTACCAAGAAGGATGAGGCGAGCAGCCTCTACACCTTGGTTAAGGAAGAGCCGATCGCCAAGGATAACGGTCTGAACTGGTAA
- the yabN gene encoding bifunctional methyltransferase/pyrophosphohydrolase YabN: protein MSAALTVVGLGSGDADQLTVGIIKKMKHAATLYVRTLDHPVLNDLKQEGLEMTSFDAIYEAKDSFPEVYDEIADRLIEAARKGEPGTEIVYAVPGHPMVAEASVRLLKERCPEMGISLRVMGGESFLDEAFIRLGFDPIEGFQLLDASSLNTELVQPQLHTLIGQVYDVFTASDVKLCLMDVYPDDYPVFVGHALGVQGQEIIHKVPLHDLDRIEGYGNLSLIYVPKNTDDALRRRSFARLHEIVNILRSPGGCPWDQEQTHQLIRKNLIEETYEVIETIDEDDPDHMKEELGDLLLQILLHSQMEEEVGTFNVYDVIEGLNDKLIFRHPHVFGEQQAENANEALQNWEQMKAEEKKRKGQDLQQTSVLDGIPRDLPALMKGYKLQNKAAKVGFDWDDVEGVFAKIEEELAELKEAVQHNQSAEERKLELGDLLFAAANVARFIDTDPEEALAATNRKFIQRFQYIEERLREQGRTPSDSNFDEMEQYWQAAKKAGL, encoded by the coding sequence ATGAGTGCAGCTTTGACAGTAGTCGGTCTTGGATCTGGAGATGCAGATCAGCTAACGGTAGGAATCATCAAAAAAATGAAACATGCAGCGACGCTGTATGTACGCACACTGGATCATCCCGTGTTGAATGATCTCAAGCAGGAAGGGTTGGAGATGACATCCTTCGATGCCATCTATGAGGCGAAGGATTCTTTTCCGGAAGTGTACGACGAAATTGCAGATCGACTGATTGAGGCCGCACGCAAGGGCGAGCCGGGTACCGAGATCGTTTATGCCGTGCCAGGGCATCCCATGGTCGCTGAAGCGAGTGTACGCCTGTTGAAGGAGCGCTGCCCAGAAATGGGCATTTCGCTGCGCGTTATGGGTGGGGAAAGCTTTCTGGATGAAGCGTTTATTCGTCTTGGATTCGATCCGATTGAAGGTTTTCAGCTTCTCGATGCCAGCAGTCTGAATACGGAACTGGTGCAACCGCAGCTTCATACCTTGATTGGACAAGTATATGATGTGTTTACCGCTTCCGACGTAAAACTGTGCCTGATGGACGTTTACCCTGACGATTATCCGGTATTTGTCGGACATGCCTTGGGTGTACAGGGACAGGAGATCATACACAAGGTGCCGCTGCATGATCTGGATCGGATTGAAGGGTACGGTAATCTCTCATTGATATATGTGCCCAAGAATACGGATGACGCGCTTCGTCGGCGCTCCTTCGCACGACTGCATGAAATCGTGAATATCCTTCGCAGTCCAGGTGGCTGTCCATGGGATCAGGAGCAGACCCACCAGTTGATTCGTAAAAACCTGATTGAGGAAACCTATGAAGTCATTGAAACGATTGATGAAGATGACCCTGATCACATGAAGGAAGAGCTGGGCGACCTCCTGTTGCAGATTTTGCTGCACTCCCAGATGGAAGAAGAGGTTGGCACATTTAACGTGTACGACGTTATCGAAGGGTTGAACGACAAGCTAATTTTCCGTCATCCGCACGTATTCGGTGAACAACAGGCAGAGAATGCGAATGAAGCGTTGCAAAACTGGGAACAGATGAAGGCAGAGGAGAAAAAGCGCAAGGGACAGGATCTACAGCAGACTTCTGTGCTAGACGGTATTCCCCGCGACTTGCCTGCCTTGATGAAAGGGTACAAATTACAGAATAAAGCGGCTAAAGTTGGCTTCGATTGGGATGACGTGGAAGGTGTCTTTGCCAAGATTGAGGAAGAGCTGGCAGAGCTAAAAGAAGCAGTGCAGCATAACCAGTCTGCGGAAGAACGGAAGCTGGAACTGGGCGATTTACTGTTTGCAGCTGCCAATGTAGCGAGATTTATTGATACCGATCCAGAGGAGGCGCTTGCCGCCACCAATCGGAAATTCATTCAGCGTTTCCAGTATATTGAGGAGCGTCTGCGTGAACAGGGAAGAACTCCATCAGACAGCAATTTCGATGAAATGGAGCAATACTGGCAGGCAGCGAAGAAGGCTGGATTGTAA
- the yabQ gene encoding spore cortex biosynthesis protein YabQ: MSPDTQWITLMWMLMSGAVMGMAYDSYRVLSGQLRFPRWSVHTLDLLYWVASALFVFRMLYAGNHGQLRFYVFLGLIIGVCFYFWLLSVTTQRFVVMLIKLARTLIHWCGHILNILIVMPAKGLYKLVRVLFGFVLAILLFLGKLVLQCLVPFGKLFRWMFRPILKHWVTPHFLIRAGSSIAAMWKRWF, encoded by the coding sequence ATGAGTCCGGATACTCAATGGATCACATTGATGTGGATGCTGATGTCGGGAGCCGTGATGGGGATGGCCTACGACAGTTACCGGGTACTGTCCGGTCAGCTACGGTTCCCGAGATGGAGCGTCCACACGCTAGATCTGTTGTATTGGGTCGCTTCCGCGCTGTTCGTCTTCCGGATGCTGTACGCCGGAAACCACGGACAGCTGCGGTTTTATGTCTTTTTGGGGCTGATTATAGGGGTTTGCTTCTATTTTTGGCTTTTAAGTGTTACAACCCAGCGTTTTGTGGTAATGTTAATTAAACTCGCAAGAACGCTGATTCATTGGTGTGGACATATCCTTAACATCCTGATCGTTATGCCCGCTAAAGGACTTTACAAGCTAGTGCGTGTATTATTTGGTTTCGTACTCGCCATACTGTTATTCCTGGGTAAGCTGGTGCTGCAATGTTTGGTACCTTTCGGCAAGTTGTTCCGCTGGATGTTTAGGCCAATCCTGAAACATTGGGTTACGCCACACTTCCTGATCCGTGCGGGTTCAAGTATCGCAGCGATGTGGAAACGCTGGTTTTAA
- a CDS encoding serine/threonine protein kinase has protein sequence MTTLSDASFPPGTVITGKWNRSRYTIRKLLGKGANGIVFLVQRGENGKHYALKMGFDPVDLQSEINVLKSFQLQRNHEALRQSGIPSYLKDVDDYAIRGRDIPFYVMRYVRGESLHHFIRRQGTDWTLLVGLRLLQKLAQLHQAGWVFGDLKPQNVLVSDYGQVELIDYGGVTSIGRSVKQFTEWYDRGFWNAGSRTADGTYDVFAFALLLIHVLEADALKALAAEGLPQLRSVNQLTALVERSERLRPFRNWTIQALRGQFQDAGHAAKVWKEMMARPSPLRRRSKSTTPRWLKNAFAVSVILLIGVLIYALRF, from the coding sequence GTGACAACGTTGTCTGACGCCTCTTTCCCGCCAGGAACAGTCATCACAGGGAAATGGAATCGCAGCCGTTATACGATTCGGAAGCTGCTGGGCAAAGGAGCCAACGGCATCGTTTTTCTTGTCCAGCGGGGTGAGAATGGCAAACATTATGCGCTTAAAATGGGATTTGACCCAGTAGATCTGCAATCGGAAATTAATGTGCTCAAATCTTTTCAATTACAGCGTAATCATGAGGCCCTTCGGCAGAGTGGCATTCCTTCTTATCTGAAAGATGTGGATGACTACGCTATTCGTGGTCGTGATATTCCCTTTTATGTGATGCGTTACGTTCGGGGGGAGTCTTTGCACCACTTCATTCGGCGTCAGGGAACGGACTGGACACTTCTGGTTGGACTCAGACTATTGCAAAAGCTGGCTCAATTGCATCAGGCTGGATGGGTGTTTGGCGATCTCAAACCTCAAAATGTACTGGTATCGGATTATGGGCAGGTAGAACTTATCGACTATGGCGGAGTGACTTCTATCGGCCGGAGCGTCAAGCAGTTCACTGAATGGTATGATCGCGGATTCTGGAATGCAGGCAGTCGAACAGCAGACGGTACCTATGATGTGTTTGCTTTTGCGCTATTATTGATTCATGTACTTGAAGCTGATGCACTCAAAGCGCTAGCTGCAGAGGGATTACCTCAACTGCGAAGTGTAAATCAGCTCACAGCTCTCGTGGAGCGCAGCGAACGTCTCCGCCCTTTTCGAAACTGGACTATTCAGGCATTACGAGGTCAATTTCAGGATGCCGGACACGCGGCTAAGGTCTGGAAAGAGATGATGGCACGCCCTTCTCCTCTTCGTCGCCGTTCCAAGAGTACAACTCCGCGTTGGCTCAAAAATGCATTTGCCGTCTCCGTTATATTACTTATTGGGGTACTCATCTATGCACTGCGATTCTGA